In Helianthus annuus cultivar XRQ/B chromosome 9, HanXRQr2.0-SUNRISE, whole genome shotgun sequence, the following are encoded in one genomic region:
- the LOC118481764 gene encoding muscle M-line assembly protein unc-89-like, with amino-acid sequence MVKGCMLRMGYQGALNTGNYLKSKFIKPYKFLIHCVLMSLSHTKGGYDAMRDYQMNMVTALVLNKKYNFSHIVFHYMAENIKTESRSWMYPRFVQMMIDHAYPEIDRNIKDDLLIQSHMSNDTLKQIVRYHPNHPEPKVSVEFFGSIKDANYADPDPVDHQNWRNEAEMKEAAYAEELKVLEDFKSTKNEWYVKETGRRRRKATPIVKKAEGSSSQPKKKQKKAAKTSLIDEPEEDEQVVTVEKETVVAAEDDPFNVDDLFDTDVLETGPTVVADVDKVVNVEARKEKEKVIDDIEGDDVDKDTTSSSSSSDEEVVDEIECQKRIQDEIEKEKQLRKRKRQEKDDDAAYVPSPEHVSESQSPPGGRKKAGARKKVVSPKIRKVTPKIKMPKIVLKKKTTKETKKPPTPPHEPTPPQSPIQSPPRQPTPPQQFLPPKQPTPPRQPTPLHHSPPPQQTLFTSQELFHTPPLTQMQPGSSSKGLYTPHDNLEDIGDFGFANNEQVLKLEKRMEEVLVENKRLAGENKRVSDREKILEMRVKKLEIDNKELVKKIDSDQLEIDILKVRIAELEEEKARRDEQNEYFKLKNKEFEAAKALRDHEFYMLNKVVESMLGTSVEQKFEELQVEELRAELQAKIDEQMKEKGKGVEGSSAVTERSIVPSMVIDNPEPISAVSGLFEDYTPLEELLGDSDEEEDEEEDVKDEKVYSASSHGSGKDDDDDDAQGGTGLKVSEASAEQNVDNLMNDSVNEESGGADRQGKSGDAENVQQAQKMILRLDTYREEGEHFHTYTLKQLRK; translated from the coding sequence ATGGTGAAAGGGTGCATGTTAAGAATGGGTTATCAGGGAGCTCTGAATACTGGGAACTATttgaagtcaaagtttataaagcCATACAAGTTCCTGATTCACTGTGTATTAATGTCTTTGAGTCATACGAAAGGAGGTTATGATGCGATGAGAGATTATCAAATGAATATGGTTACGGCGttagtgttgaacaaaaagtacaATTTCTCACACATTGTATTCCATTACATGGCTGAGAATATCAAGACAGAAAGCAGAAGTTGGATGTATCCGAGGTTCGTTCAGATGATGATTGATCACGCTTATCCTGAGATTGACAGAAACATAAAAGATGACTTGTTGATACAATCTCACATGAGCAATGATACGCTTAAACAGATTGTGAGATACCATCCGAATCATCCAGAACCGAAAGTTAGTGTTGAATTCTTTGGGTCTATAAAAGATGCTAACTACGCTGATCCAGATCCAGTTGATCATCAGAACTGGAGAAATGAAGCTGAAATGAAAGAGGCAGCATatgctgaagagttgaaagttcttgaagatttcaaaagcacaaagaATGAATGGTATGTGAAGGAAACAGGGAGGAGACGTAGAAAGGCCACTCCTATTGTTAAAAAGGCTGAGGGATCTTCTTCACAACCAaagaagaagcaaaagaaagCTGCTAAAACGTCTTTGATCGATGAACCTGAAGAAGATGAACAGGTGGTCACTGTGGAAAAGGAAACAGTAGTAGCTGCAGAAGATGATCCATTTAatgttgatgatttgtttgatacTGATGTCTTAGAGACAGGGCCAACAGTGGTTGCTGATGTTGATAAAGTTGTTAATGTTGAAGCAcggaaagagaaagaaaaggttATTGATGATATTGAGGGAGATGATGTGGATAAAGACACCACAAGCTCATCAAGTTCTTCAGATGAAGAGGTTGTAGATGAAATCGAATGTCaaaaaagaattcaagatgagatagaaaaagagaaacagcTGAGGAAAAGAAAGAGACAAGAAAAGGACGATGATGCTGCTTACGTTCCTTCACCAGAACATGTCTCTGAATCGCAATCTCCTCCAGGTGGTAGAAAGAAAGCTGGAGCTAGAAAGAAAGTAGTTTCTCCAAAGATTCGCAAAGTTACTCCAAAAATCAAAATGCCGAAGATTGTGCTCAAGAAGAAGACAACCAAAGAAACCAAGAAACCACCTACACCACCACatgaaccaacaccaccacaatcaccTATCCAATCACCACCCCGACAACCTACACCACCACAACAATTCTTACCACctaaacaaccaacaccaccaagACAACCAACACCACTACATCATTCACCTCCACCACAACAAACCCTTTTCACCTcgcaagaactctttcatactcCTCCACTCACTCAAATGCAACCTGGTTCCTCTAGCAAAGGTCTTTATACTCCACATGATAATCTTGAAGACATCGGAGACTTCGGTTTTGCGAACAATGAACAAGTGTTGAAGTTGGAGAAAAGGATGGAAGAAGTATTAGTGGAAAACAAGAGATTAGCCGGTGAAAACAAGAGGGTGTCTGATCGGGAGAAAATTCTAGAAATGCGTGTGAAGAAGCTGGAGATTGATAATAAAGAAttggtgaaaaagattgattCTGATCAGTTAGAGATAGACATCTTGAAGGTAAGAATTGCTGAGCTGGAAGAAGAAAAGGCTCGTCGTGATGAGCAAAATGAATACTTCAAATTGAAGAATAAAGAATTTGAAGCAGCTAAAGCGTTAAGAGATCACGAGTTCTATATGCTGAACAAAGTTGTTGAAAGCATGCTTGGAACATCGGTAGagcaaaagtttgaagagctgcAAGTTGAAGAGCTCAGAGCAGAACTTCAAGCTAAAATAGATGAGCAAATGAAAGAAAAGGGTAAAGGCGTTGAAGGAAGTTCAGCTGTGACTGAAAGATCGATTGTTCCTTCAATGGTTATTGATAATCCCGAGCCTATCTCTGCAGTTTCTGGTCTTTTTGAGGATTATACTCCTCTTGAAGAATTATTGGGTGATAGTGATGAGgaagaggatgaagaggaagatgtcAAAGATGAGAAAGTTTACTCTGCGAGCAGTCATGGTTCAGgtaaagatgatgatgacgatgatgctcaGGGTGGTACTGGGTTGAAAGTATCTGAAGCTTCTGCTGAACAAAATGTTGATAATTTGATGAATGATTCTGTGAATGAAGAATCAGGGGGAGCTGATAGACAGGGGAAGTCAGGAGATGCAGAGAATGTTCAACAAGCTCAGAAGATGATTCTGAGATTGGATACTTATCGTGAAGAAGGAGAGCATTTCCATACTTACACTTTGAAGCAATTAAGGAAATGA